The genomic stretch GTCCCAGCACCAGCGCCGGGGCGAAGTTCAGGAGTTGCAGCAGCAGCATCACGCTCAGGAGCATCCCGGCGAACACCGGCGTGTCCACCCGCAGCGTCCCGCTGCCTTCAGGCGCGGCGCGCTTGGCGGCCAGCAGGCCCGCGATCGCCAGCGGCCCCACGATCGGCAGGAAACGGGCCAGCAGCAGCACCAGCGCGCAGCTGAGGTTCCACCAGGGCGTGTTGTCGCCCAGGCCCTCGAAGCCGCTGCCGTTGTTCGCGAACGCCGAGTTGTACTCGTACAGCACCTGCGACAGCCCGTGGAAGCCGGGGTTCGAGTTCGCCGTGACCGCCGGGTTCGCCAGGGCCAGCGCCGTGAAGCCCAGCACCAGCAACGGCTGCAGCAGCAGGATCAGCGACGCCAGCTTGATCTCGGGGGCCTCAATCTTCCGGCCGAACAGTTCCGGCGTGCGGCCCACCATCAGGCCCGCCACGAACACCGTCAGGATCACGAACACCAGCATGTTGATCAGCCCCACGCCGATCCCGCCGTACACGTCGTTCAGGAACATGCCCAGCTGCGGCACCAGCCCGCCCAGCGGCGTGAACGAATCCAGCATGCCGTTCACGCTGCCGTTACTCGTCTGCGTGGTCAGCGCGGCCCACAGCGCCGTCGCGTCCGCGCCCAGGCGCACCTCCTTGCCCTCCATGTTCGGGCCCAGCGCGGACAGGCCCGTCAGGGCGGCGTTCGGCATCCGCTCGGCGAGCACCGCGCCCAGCGTCAGCGCGGCGGACAGCACGCTCATGACGCCCATCAGCACCAGTCCGAAGCGCGGGCGGCGCAGGAACCGCCCGGTCGCCACGACCAGCGCCAGCGGGAACAGGATGATGCTGACCGTCTCCAGCAGGTTCGACAGTGGCGTGGGGTTCTCCAGCGGCACCGTCGAGTTCGGGCCGTACCAGCCGCCCCCGTTCGTGCCCAGCTGCTTGATCGCCACCATCGGCGCGACCGGCCCCACCGGGATGGTCTGCGTGGTCACCGCCTGCCCCTCCACGGTCTGAGGCTGCACCAGCGTCGCCGTACGCGCCCCCGCGAAGGTGCTCGGCACGCCCTGCCACGTCAGCAGCAGCGCCAGCACCGCCGCAGACACCGTCAGCAGCGCCGCGCCGCGCGTCACGTCCAGGAAGTAGTTCCCCAGGTGCGCGTCCCCACGCAGGCCGCGCAGCACCGCGAACAGCGCCGCGAAGCCCACCGCCGGGGTGAAGATCTGAAGCGCCGTGATGCCCAGCATCTGCGACAGGTACGACAGGCCACTCTGCCCGCTGTAATGCTGCTGGTTCGTGTTCGTGATGAACGACGCCATCGTGTGCACCGCCGTGTCCCAGCGCAGGTTCGCGATGCCGTCCGGGTTCAGCGGCAGACCCCCCTGCAGCAGGTAGGTGGCCAGGGCCACCAGCCCCACGATCACGTTCGTGCCCAGCAGCGCCCCCACGTACGCGCGCCACGACATGCCCCGCGCGGCGTCCACGCCGCACGCGCGCAGCAGACCCGCCGTGACGCGCGACGCCGGGGCTTCCATCAGCCGGGCCATGAACAGCCCCAGGGGAAGGGCCAGCGCCAGCGCCAGCCCGTAGGTGAGCAGGATATCCATCAGAACCGTTCCGCCTTCACCAGGGCGTACAGCAGATACGCGCCCAGCGCCAGCACCAGAATGAGAAGCAGTGCGTCCATGCCGACCAGCCTGCGCCGCCCCCCGCCCGGGCGGTATGCTCCGACCGGCCCACCGCCCTGGCCAGATGGCCAGTCCACACACCACCCACCGCGCCCCTACGCTGAACGCCGGACGCCACATGACCACCACTCCATCTGCCCCTGACCCGGCTGCCCCCACCCCGGAACGCAGCGAACGCCGCCTGCTGGGCGCCAG from Deinococcus soli (ex Cha et al. 2016) encodes the following:
- a CDS encoding potassium-transporting ATPase subunit F, with product MDWPSGQGGGPVGAYRPGGGRRRLVGMDALLLILVLALGAYLLYALVKAERF
- the kdpA gene encoding potassium-transporting ATPase subunit KdpA; translation: MDILLTYGLALALALPLGLFMARLMEAPASRVTAGLLRACGVDAARGMSWRAYVGALLGTNVIVGLVALATYLLQGGLPLNPDGIANLRWDTAVHTMASFITNTNQQHYSGQSGLSYLSQMLGITALQIFTPAVGFAALFAVLRGLRGDAHLGNYFLDVTRGAALLTVSAAVLALLLTWQGVPSTFAGARTATLVQPQTVEGQAVTTQTIPVGPVAPMVAIKQLGTNGGGWYGPNSTVPLENPTPLSNLLETVSIILFPLALVVATGRFLRRPRFGLVLMGVMSVLSAALTLGAVLAERMPNAALTGLSALGPNMEGKEVRLGADATALWAALTTQTSNGSVNGMLDSFTPLGGLVPQLGMFLNDVYGGIGVGLINMLVFVILTVFVAGLMVGRTPELFGRKIEAPEIKLASLILLLQPLLVLGFTALALANPAVTANSNPGFHGLSQVLYEYNSAFANNGSGFEGLGDNTPWWNLSCALVLLLARFLPIVGPLAIAGLLAAKRAAPEGSGTLRVDTPVFAGMLLSVMLLLQLLNFAPALVLGPVAEKMTLNTVKDVTK